In Mus caroli chromosome 9, CAROLI_EIJ_v1.1, whole genome shotgun sequence, a single window of DNA contains:
- the Mpzl2 gene encoding myelin protein zero-like protein 2, giving the protein MYGKSPALVLPLLLSLQLTALCPTEAVEIYTSGALEAVNGTDVRLKCTFSSFAPVGDALTVTWNFRPRDGGREQFVFYYHMDPFRPMSGRFKDRVVWDGNPERYDVSILLWKLQFDDNGTYTCQVKNPPDVDGLVGTIRLSVVHTVPFSEIYFLAVAIGSACALMIIIVIVVVLFQHFRKKRWADRADKAEETKSKEEEKLNQGNKVSVFVEDTD; this is encoded by the exons ATGTATGGCAAGAGCCCCGCGCTTGTGCTTCCACTTCTCCTGAGTTTACAGCTCACAG CCCTTTGTCCTACAGAAGCTGTGGAAATTTACACCTCCGGGGCCCTGGAGGCAGTCAACGGGACAGATGTTCGGTTAAAATGCACTTTCTCCAGCTTTGCCCCTGTGGGAGATGCGCTAACTGTGACGTGGAATTTCCGACCTCGAGATGGGGGTCGTGAGCAGTTT GTATTCTACTACCACATGGACCCCTTCAGGCCCATGAGCGGACGGTTCAAAGACCGGGTGGTCTGGGACGGAAACCCCGAGCGATATGACGTCTCCATCTTGCTCTGGAAGCTGCAGTTTGACGACAATGGGACATACACCTGCCAGGTGAAGAATCCACCTGATGTTGATGGTCTGGTTGGGACGATCCGGCTCAGTGTTGTGCACACTG TGCCCTTCTCTGAGATCTACTTCCTGGCCGTGGCCATTGGCTCTGCGTGCGCACTGATGATCATCATAGTGATCGTGGTAGTACTCTTCCAGCATTTCCGGAAAAAGCGATGGGCGGACAGGGCTGATAAAGCCGAGGAGACAAAATC aaaagaagaggaaaaactcAACCAAGGAAACAAGGTCTCTGTTTTTGTGGAAGATACAGACTAA